In the Alteromonas sp. M12 genome, one interval contains:
- a CDS encoding sulfatase → MITIKKIALFSAVLISGCTTVHEEVVHQRPEKPNIILLLTDDLGWQDVKIYDIDEPSPFETPNIDALAGKGTMFWQGYSPAPSCAPSRGAIMTGAHPARTQYTHVIGGTPPAPFHKTAHRMMPPWYSGRVSTDYVSLPQALKNNGYTTGHSGKWHMARTYPEPEDLGFDWTRTNQGTTRRMKPHRLTGFATNNPKDPYRLDENGFATHQLSEDALTFVRENKTDPFFLYYATKLVHAPIHTRSERLLNKYVKKMGVELPENPQEWKGEGQTNPFYAAMVEELDYYVGQMFDYLDNTEDPRWPGHKLSENTYIIFTSDNGGMENMPGEKIAENYPLDRGKISAMEGGTRVPLIIVGPGIKAGVQTDVMASGLDFYPTILSWTNTPKPTGSQFDGSDLSKLLATDATDPQLVKQQDGQVRDTLLWHFPNALALESTIRIGDYKLVRNYDHLDPKNDELELYQLYKTEGGKQIRVDIEEANNLATKMPDKAQAMNAKLTEKLEAMDASYPYYNPHYSDSLPNKEAVPTVLSHQRNGNVVEYRYQENGAKLARAQLMYTLNGGAKKEEWFRMPAQVLPGNKVTATLPEGTTHYLINLIDENNFLVSYPYVKKSSRGNNLPSKVAPSVEENLKKKKKK, encoded by the coding sequence ATGATAACCATTAAAAAAATCGCACTTTTCAGTGCAGTCTTAATTTCAGGTTGCACCACCGTGCATGAAGAGGTTGTGCATCAGCGCCCTGAAAAACCCAATATAATTTTACTGCTAACTGACGATCTTGGTTGGCAGGATGTGAAAATTTATGACATTGATGAGCCGTCGCCATTCGAAACACCAAACATCGATGCACTAGCAGGTAAGGGGACTATGTTTTGGCAGGGTTATTCGCCAGCACCGTCTTGCGCACCTAGTCGTGGTGCCATTATGACAGGGGCGCATCCAGCCCGCACTCAATACACCCATGTTATCGGTGGCACACCGCCAGCGCCGTTTCATAAAACTGCTCATCGCATGATGCCACCTTGGTATAGCGGACGTGTATCAACAGATTATGTTTCGCTGCCGCAAGCACTTAAAAACAACGGCTACACTACAGGGCATAGTGGTAAGTGGCACATGGCTAGAACTTATCCTGAACCAGAGGATCTTGGCTTTGATTGGACGCGGACTAATCAAGGCACTACTAGACGGATGAAGCCACATAGATTAACGGGGTTTGCGACGAACAATCCCAAAGATCCGTATCGTCTTGATGAAAACGGATTTGCTACCCACCAACTGAGTGAAGATGCATTAACCTTTGTGCGCGAAAATAAAACTGACCCATTTTTTCTTTATTATGCCACTAAGCTAGTGCATGCGCCTATTCATACACGCAGCGAACGTTTGCTTAACAAATATGTGAAAAAAATGGGTGTTGAATTACCGGAAAACCCGCAAGAATGGAAAGGTGAGGGACAAACAAACCCTTTTTATGCTGCTATGGTTGAGGAGCTTGATTATTACGTTGGACAAATGTTCGACTATTTAGATAATACAGAAGATCCCCGTTGGCCTGGACATAAGTTGAGTGAAAACACCTATATTATCTTTACTTCGGATAACGGTGGTATGGAAAACATGCCGGGTGAAAAGATCGCCGAAAATTACCCATTGGATCGTGGTAAAATTTCTGCCATGGAAGGGGGGACACGAGTGCCTCTGATTATTGTTGGTCCTGGAATTAAAGCTGGTGTGCAAACCGATGTTATGGCCTCCGGTCTCGATTTTTATCCGACTATTCTTTCTTGGACGAATACACCGAAGCCGACAGGTAGTCAGTTTGACGGTAGTGACCTTTCCAAACTTCTCGCCACAGATGCTACCGACCCGCAATTGGTGAAACAACAAGATGGGCAGGTACGCGACACTCTTTTGTGGCACTTTCCGAACGCTTTGGCGCTGGAGAGTACGATTCGAATCGGCGACTATAAGTTGGTGCGTAACTATGATCATCTAGATCCTAAAAATGACGAGTTAGAGCTGTATCAACTTTATAAAACTGAGGGTGGAAAGCAAATTCGTGTGGACATCGAAGAAGCCAATAATTTAGCCACCAAGATGCCTGATAAGGCGCAGGCGATGAATGCGAAGTTGACCGAGAAGTTAGAAGCCATGGATGCGAGTTACCCTTATTATAATCCGCATTATAGTGACTCACTCCCAAATAAAGAAGCAGTACCAACGGTATTGTCTCACCAAAGAAATGGCAATGTGGTTGAATATCGTTATCAAGAAAATGGTGCGAAGCTGGCACGTGCGCAATTGATGTATACACTTAATGGAGGCGCTAAGAAGGAGGAATGGTTCCGCATGCCTGCTCAGGTCTTACCTGGCAATAAAGTGACTGCCACCTTGCCCGAAGGGACAACCCACTATCTGATCAACTTAATCGATGAGAACAATTTCCTCGTGAGCTATCCATACGTGAAAAAATCATCACGGGGTAATAACTTGCCGTCGAAAGTGGCGCCGTCTGTTGAGGAAAACTTGAAAAAGAAGAAAAAGAAATAA